acttttaaaaaatgcaattaagttctaaaacttgtcacaaaaatgcaatcaagtcctaaaaagtcaattaagttttaaaacttatcaaattgatcaaatcaaaacCTTTGTTGATGACactttttttaggatttttttttttggtaaaaaagttgaaaattttaggattttttttttttgccagagGCCCACACAATGCAGACGGTTGGAGTAAACAGGAGACACGTgaaaaccaccacccacgcatCCGGGTAAGTCGCCAAGTATCTCCACTCCCTACCACTTGCGTCGCAAGGGCTTCGAACCCAACTCAGCGTGAAAGTCCCTGGAGCCTACCGGCGGAGCTACCTCGCGGTggtgaaaattttagaaattcaattgtacttttattacaaattttaggacttaattacactattgcaccttttaaaattttagaattcaattgcattATTATgttaagttttaagacttttaatacacttatccaatttaatatttcaaaactttattgcgtttttgaaagttttataactcgattgtactttcattataaattttaggacttaattttgctttttgaagatttaagacttaattgcacttttctaataagttttaagatttggaGTACACTTATacctaatttttatattttcaaattcttgAGTAAAAGCAATAAAGTAATTTCCTCATGTCCTTacgttcaaaaaaaaaagaaattcctcATGTCTAGGCATGAAATaagcatgaaaatgaaaatcagtACAAACATATTTCATGCCCTCcaaacaaaatttctgaaaattatttccaaCCATAGTATAGGAAAATAAAGACTTTGGAATAGgaaggcaagaaaaagaaataagagatgGCAATGGCAAGCGGCGGTGGAAGATTCACTGTTGATTCTCCCGGTCCAAAGAGCTCGACTTTCTCTGCGAGGCTCCGTGAACTTCGCCGGCGACGGAAGCTCCGCCGGCGTCGAACATGAACAGCGATGCGCAAACTGACGGCGAACGCCGACCCGGCACCGTCGACGTCGAGCCCTTCGGAGTTCGACCCGACCGAGAGCGTGCGGAAGGGAAAAGCTTCGATCTTGGGCATGGGAGCGAGGTCTTCCACGTGCCCCGCTTCTTCCCGGCGGAGCAGTCGTGGGCATGGTTCGATTACCTCAACAAGCACGTCCCTTGGTCCCGACCCACTCTCCGCATCTTCGGTCGCAATCTCGTCCAGGTCTTTCCTCTGTCACTGCGCGCGTCTGCTtgtcgtggtggtggtggcagtTTTCGATGGTGTGGTCGGAAAAGCATGAATGAGAGATCGTAATTATTGAATTTCACGTGTTCTTTGTCGCTACAGTGATTGTCTTGACACTCTCATTCGACCATGGTTCCATGTTCACGGGTTCTTTTCGTTCTGAATGTAAATGGGATGGTCTTTTGCAGCCCAGAGATTCGTGTTATGTAGCGGCGGAAGGATTGCCGGCGATTAGCTATAACGGGCACTCGCCTCGTGCTTATTCTTGGGACGATTTCCCTCCACTCAAGGACATCTTGGATGCAGTAAGGATGCCTTTGAGCTTGTAATGTTCCTTAGCCGAGTGATTCGGCTTTTAAGTCTATTTCAGTGTCTTCACATTTGGAAGTGATTGATGTTATGACGGTTTATCGGTTTCTTTTGAAGGTCCATAAAGCTCTTCCTGGAAGTAGATTCAATAGCTTGGTCTAAACCGATACGACGGTAACAATGATTATGTCTTGGCATTCCGATGACGAGGTGCTCTATGGACCCACCCCAGAAATCGCCTCAGTTACGTTTGGATGCGAACGTGAATTttgctaaaagaaaaaaacccagTAAAATGTCTCCAGGTATAACTCAAGCACATCTTTGGTTTATGCAAGTAGTCACGCTCAAACTACACTggctttttcattttgttggaAATGCTAAATATTCATTTTCgatattcattttaaaattgtaCTTCCGTATGTATTTTTGATTTTGCTCTGTTCAATGGTTGTTGATTTTAAAGTTGACTGCCTTCTTTTCCTATCTTACTTCTGTTTttgcttacaaaaaaaaaaaaaaaaaccattttgggTTTAAGCATCTGGTGATGAGCCGAAGAGCAAGCGACTAAGGAAGAGCCATGACCCCGATCAGCACTCTTTCGTACTAAAACATGGATCGCTCCTCGTAATGAAAGGCTACACTCAGCGGGATTGGCTTCACTCAGTGCCAAAGCGAGCAAAACCGATGTCTATTCGAATCAATCTCACCTTCAGGTGTGTCCTACGATAGCTCTGCCGTCAAgcacataattattttttctctgcTCCTGTTAGATGTTGGCTTGGCTGTCAACAAGTTTTGAAAGCAACTGTCGATGGCGACTGCTTCTGTATGTGTCAAAGTGTGAAGGAAGTGGACAGCATGTGTTTATAAGTTTCAACCTACAGGTGTTAAATTGACTTAGGTTGCTCTGTCTTCATTTTGGCTAATATCAAGAACTTGAAGTcgtgattttttattccatagCTATATTTAGTCTGTCAATACCTCTGTTAAATGATCGCCTTGTAGTATATGGCTTCTCGTACTTCCGCAATtggtctattttttttttctagaaaatgtatCTGGCAAACTAAGAGATGTTTGGTGATTCTCTAGGTATGAAGAACGAGGTCTCAACATTTTCGCTTTGATTGAACAATACAATAATAACATTGAGATGGCAATAATAGGAATGATAAAGACTACACAAAATAGGACAGAGCAATAGCAGCAGAAAGTTTTTCACATCAGGTCCTTCCTGATGGCATCCTACTTTGTATCATGTCTAGTGTGTGATAAATATTCATGAAGTTTCGGCAACTTCTAGCCAATACAGTGCATGGTAGATTATACATAGGCTAAAGAACAGGCTACTAGAGCATAGGCTGCAGATTTATATGCCACTGAAGTGGGCATTTTTCCTTGTCTTTTCGTAAGAAAATACCTTCATATATAGGCTGGTTGACACAGACCAGCAAACCGCACAATATGATCTGCATAGCCAGCTGGTCTGGAGTCTGACCATGCACTGCTAACTTCAGTAAAACTCCAATAAAGCTTAACGCATTGAGCTGACAAGGGTAGTTAGGATTGTGAACATAGGAGAGGTGCACCAAACTCCATAAGCTCTCGCTCGTGCCTCTTTGATACATCATTGTCTGCCACTTTCGCAGTGACGACAAAACCCAGACTTGGAAGTACCCAACAGCCTCAGAATGTTGTCCAAGAAGGCAAAGAAATAGGAAGCTGTTCTCTTATAGAGCCACATCCTTTGGTCATTCCACCAACCGCCGAAGAGTGCCTCCACACCATACGAATTCTCCAGCACTGTATGCACTAGTTGCCATAATGGTATAGATGAATGGGTAGCTCCACTGACTTGAAACCTGATGGTGCAAGAAGCTATTAGCTGTAGCAAAGGACATTTTAAAGCAAAGATTATGTGGATGCCCCTGCACTATGGTTATATCATAGTCAGTGTTTTACACTGTCAAGTGGCCAAATCAGGGTTGATTAAATGGCTAGCACAAGTTATAAGTGCTTGCTTTTGACACTTTTGGGTGGTGTCAGTGTAGTGCTACTATAATGGAGGGTATAGCTGGAATTTATCTAATGTTTAATGACTTGATTGTTTTGAGATTTTAGCTCTAGGACCAATGTTACGTGTACATTTATTTATACCTGTGGAAGGTTGAGGCATCAGAATTAGTTTTTCTCACAAAAGAAAGTCATCTAATTAATTACCTTGGGGAACAAAGGAGATGCCTCTGAGTAGACAGAGAGATGGAATAGTTACATAGAACAGAGAAGCCAAGCAATTTGCCGCCCATAGCAAGTAGACACAATACGAGAGTTGCAGCTTCAGGGGGATTTTGCCATGTCCATACAACAGAGGACAGTACTGTGACAGGAAGATTTGGAGATCACCTTCAGTCCATCTTTTATGTTGAACTAGGGACTGCAACAATGTCATGGGAGCAACTCctagaaagcctttcctttcggggttgaaatagactgatcTCCAACCTCTGCAGTGGATTGCAAAACCGGTAAGGACATCTTCCACTGGGCATCCATACTTTAGACCCATCTGCAATTCAGAAAAGATTTGTTTCATGGATGCTTTTTGCATGAGTGTATTTGCATATTTATAGTGCTGGAAAGCATGCCTGTGTAGCATATTTCAGTTCAATGGCTGAATTTCCAGTCCAGTCTttgaataatataatataagcaGAGCTTTTGGTTGCGTCAAAATCTGGAATGATATAAGAGACtcatttgcttttgtttttgttctttgcaCTTAATCAAGATGACATAGTCTTACATAGAGGTTTATCATCTAAGCTCAGTTTCttaatcaaaatgaaatttagggggagggagggagggagggagggaggggcagagagagagagagagagagagagagagacctcctTTCCCCACTCGGTGTTCTCTTCGTAGCCACAGCTGGCTAGTGGTTTACATGTTTCTTCTAGGACACTTGCACTATCTGTATCCTCTGGTGGTGATCCCACCTCAAGGACTCACTTTTACTTCCCCGTCTATACTTTCTCCCACACAGTGTCTCTCTCCGATGAAAGCACCCGGTGCCGATGTATAGAGTCCATTATTGTCCATACCATGGAGCTCCACCTGCAATCATCGTAGAATGTACGAAAAGTCATTATGGTATCTTCACGCACCCAATGTACTTGTCCTGTCCCTTCAATTTAGTATGTCCAATAGAGTCTATCGGCCTCCTTTTAATTAGCTTCATGTTAGTCCACGCATTGGAATTTGCTGAGCTGCCAATGGGTATGTGCTGACTTGGACTTGTGATTTCAGGTTCACTTCACGAGTTCAATTGAGTCATGGTTACCCATCTTAGTGCAGTTTATTAAATATGGTGTATCAGTCTGCATATTCTAATGGAACTGGTAGAATCAATAGAATTGAACGTAAAGCGAGCGCATTAAGCACATATGACATATAGCACGGTAAGGGACAGTGTTGTGTTGAAATCCTTTTGAAGTGGCTTACCTTGTTTATTACATCAAAGGAACTGCCGTATAGGTCATTGGTCGTGAGGTTATCGAAGGTCTGCGGGAACTGTATGAAACCAATCTCATCACCATTCTCTTCGTCCATGAAGAAGCACAGTACATCTCTCACCGAGTCCATGTTGTTCGAATACATGTCGCAGTCCACATTAAGGATGATGGGCGCGTTGCTGATCCTCGATGAGACCctgatctattttttttttcagaaaaataacataaagatTGGCACCAATATCATATTTTAAGCCCTCAAATCGATCCAAGGGCAAAAGATCCTCCCatacataaatagaaaaatctgtGTGGAAGTTGATGTTCTTCACTTTTCTTGGTGATGAAAAATGAGGGCTTTGAGTGAATCATGTGTATGAGTACAGTATGTTGAGAATTACAGAGCATTCATAGCTCCTGCTTTGAAATGGTGGTTGTGTTGTGGTCTCTTTTCTCTGGCCAAGTACACCAGAGTTGGTAGAGGCTGTTCTTCACTGTCCACTGCCATGGGATCCCTCCCATCGATCACTATCTGAAGAATCAGGAGAAGCATGTTATTGATGTTGCCGAAAGATTAGAACGTTAATCTTTTAAAGTAGATGCATGGTACTTGAAGAATTGTTTGATGATCTCTCCGGCTCAAGACAGTGTCCCATTCAAGAAATCCTTTGTGTTGCTTGCGAATGTCATCTGGAATCCGTCCCAACTCCGCTACTGTTTCGATTCGTTTCTTCATGTCCTCGTATAAATTCTGTCATGAGCATAACCCAAGGGCAAAGTTCTTTCAAGTTTTGCTATGTATAATTTATTTCATACAGTTATGTGGAAGGTGGAATGAGTCACCTTGGATTGAAATTGGGAATGGGATGTCATACATTAATTTGGAATTCCCGTCCCTAAAATTCAATCCTTCATTGTTTCCAATGATCTCTTTCCTGTATCCAATATTCGATCGcacttttaatttatctaatcaagtTCCTTTACTTCCACAATTTTCTTAACCCAGTCTATTGGACACTATATCTTGCCCAAATATCACTGTGACGCTGCCGTTGGACGATGTTATGCTTTGACAGAGACAAAAATTTTCCAGGATCGGTATTGGCTAAATTCCATTCACATCATATTGTGACGTTGTCTAGGGCTACTTTTTTCAACATAGGTCCATAGTAGCATCTGTATATTTTATCCATAACATATTTTGGCATAATCCTCCATACATATAAGCCGAATTTAATGGGATTTAATATCTGCtgtattttatgaaaaatttatgaaagtaCCAAGATGAAACTTATAcattttttttgcttgatttaAGTGATCTTTGGCTGGATggaagtattttttttattttttacttcttataGGAAAAAGACATTACAAATACCATAACTTTCGTACAATGTTCactttgatattttttatcacttaagtgctacttgtgaaaaaaaaaaaagatcactttaGTGTTAACTCCAATTTGGATGCCAAAAATTCGACATGgcaatattttatcaatttcatTGACCAGTGTGATTCATCGCCATGCTCAGTTAGCATTAATATCCCATAcgtcttttgcattttttaccCCATATATAAACCCTAATTCAAACAATCAAgccttttcctaattttttcaGACCATAATCGGTTTCCCCCAAAATTAAGAGCTGATTATTGCAATAGAGAGCAGAAGAGGGATAAGAGGCTTAAATTCGTTCCAATAAAGTGAAGAAGTCTTTCTCGAGTCTTAATCACGATCGATTTCTTTCCACGTCCCCGGAGAAAGAATATAACATCGGGGCCCACCTTCCCCCTTTACGAACCTTGGGTTGGAAGGTGACCGGGCCCTGGATCGCCTGCTCCCGCGACCATCGTACGCCCCCTCCCCCCAGCTAGTCAACCGACGACAGTCCAAGTCAAAGGGCAAAGGTCCACCGCAGGACCCATCCCCGGGCCGACGCGTGTAGTTCCCAATACGACGCCGAGCAGGGGATCCGCGACTGCGCGGGAGTGAGTGacctcctcttccttccttccttcgtCCTTTAGAAACTTTTGTCgtaaaaggaggaagaagaagacgaagacgagCGACGCTTCGCTCGCTTCCCCACTTCATTTCCACTCTCGCTAGCAGCGACCGCGAGCGCGATTCCTCCAGCGATCGGGAGGTCGACAATGGCGAGGCCGTCTTCTCCGACGCCGTCGTGTAGCTCCTCGTATTCGTCTCCGTTTCCTCCTGcttcctcgtcctcgtcctcctcc
The sequence above is drawn from the Eucalyptus grandis isolate ANBG69807.140 chromosome 11, ASM1654582v1, whole genome shotgun sequence genome and encodes:
- the LOC120289979 gene encoding DNA oxidative demethylase ALKBH2-like translates to MNSDAQTDGERRPGTVDVEPFGVRPDRERAEGKSFDLGHGSEVFHVPRFFPAEQSWAWFDYLNKHVPWSRPTLRIFGRNLVQPRDSCYVAAEGLPAISYNGHSPRAYSWDDFPPLKDILDAVRMPLSLSIKLFLEVDSIAWSKPIRR